tttaatgaaaaataacaaatgaaaaaaatatataattcataatctattacaaaaatactattataaactaggttagtagataattcagcagcaaaagatactctagattctagaaaaatcacaggtgaacaataattttataaaatctagtaaaatattttatttacaaataaaagtgtataagtctaaaatctggtaaaatgtacacattgctctttgtacggttgtaaaatacattcaaaaagtatacatttatatagaaatacaaaatgtttcttttaaatgtatagcacagtaataaaggcaaCAACATATGATAGAtagcacagaaaaaaagagaaaaaaagactatTAATACTCTTTGATTGCGGggaaaagtattataatactaaaggaTCCCTAGCGCAGAATGTTGAGCTTGAAACAAGTCCTCCGAGTCCCTGAGAAAGCTGCTCGGCTCGtgttcatcttcatctctctcttcacagcagttcagtcagtgtactgtttgagtacatgaattactccgggatattggtgcATTTCGACTCAGAGTGccagccatgttaaaaaagtgaataacttaagtaaattgtggattaatgcttactggagacgcgaaccggttcaaatgattcagtctgatttggtgaactggttcaatcgGTTCACTGAGAAGAACCGGTTAAACCAGACATCACTAGTACAAAGGGAACAGATATTGATAGtgtattaaatgtgtgtgttactttattgagccttttctttgaactgttttaaacctcagttactgtgcgctcttgaagagagtttgatggttttgactgtagtaaccgAACACGACGCACAGTTTGAACACTGAATGGAGGATTACAGACAGCCACAGCGTAgagaagagtttatgtgaacttgaatttaatgacttcaatattaaCCTGTAGCTCACATTGATCTATAGAACTATGGAGCTCAACCATAACACAGAATATTATACGCACAATATCAGATTTGGATCTGTCTCGTCTGACCGATACCTGATCtgcagaaaatgccagtatcggaGCCGATACCAATCCAGACTATTGTATCGATGCATCCCTAGTTTAAAACACATGATTTCAGTGCgataaacatgataatcagaaccaaaacagatGTCTTTAGAAGGTAATGACGCAGCTCTATTTTGGAAAAGGGACCAGGGAGCAGCAGAgttttttgcatttaaagagacggCACAAAAAGCAGCGTTTCTGCTTCCACTTAAAATAGGCATTTTTAAGATGATGTAATAAATGATCAGTGAggtatttttagctgaaactttACAGACACATTTTGGGGACACCAGAGGGGCATAATATGTCACCTTTAAGCAACTCACATATGAAAGGGGGAAATTGTATGTATTCGTATGGATTTTGTTTGGTATTTGTGTCAGAATTACACTGGGGATGGAGTCAACTTTTTTAACATGCCCCTGGTACTTATTTATTTGTGGTAACTGTAGTTTTCCTGTTCCAGTAAattcagaaaatgtttatttttccaaatagATCTGTGACTTCTATATTTTGTCTCTCCACAGAATTGTGACACAAGGCTCCATCTGTGTACATTAATGGCAAAGAGGTTTGGGATGGTGGTGGTGCTCTTTCTGGACAGCAGCAGACAGGCCTGTTACTGCAGTGGGACAGCACAGTAAAAACATCCACCGGTCCTGATCAAAAAGACCACACGGACACTGAGAGTCCTCACGGAGCGCTGGGAGATCTACTGGAGCTCAAAAAGAGACCAGAGGAGTTGGACGAGGAGGAAATGCATGAAGATGTGCACAAACCACTGCATTACGTCAATCAGATGGAAGCTCCTGCGGCATCTGCGAGTGATGGAAACAGTGGTGTGAGAGCCGGTCAGTGGTCAGAGAGGACACACAGTGACATAAACCTCTCAGAATCAGCACTAGAAGAACCAAATGATGGAGATCCTGTGAAGAATGAGTCTGTGTTTCCCAATATTGAGTTTCAGAGTCACTCAGACATTGATAATATGCTCTCTGCATTCAACCATCTTGGTGTATGTGATGACCCTGAGGTGGATTCATCGATGTCAGATGGATTCACTCATCCCAGCGCTGATATCTTCCTGGGGTTTGATTCTGACGCTGGGAATGAAGCCCTTGGCAGCCCAGTGTTTGATTTGGCAGCTTTGCTTGCAGACTCTCAGCAGGTCCAGACACCAGCGGAGCCCATCGGGTGGCATTTTCCTGTAGGCCTCGGGCTCTCACAGATGTGTTATTGCCCTTACGTGCAGTTTCCTGACGTCAGCTACTATCCTGCGCTTCAGGACAATATTGAAGGTGCGAATCCTGGATTTACCCTGCAAAAATATACGCTGCAAAAATACCTGACAAAAGTTTGGTCCTTTTGATCAAATGGTTTATGCTTCAATTACTGAAATTAGTTTTATATAAATTGTCCTAATTTTAAAAATCTGCAGGGAAACCCAGTGTTTTTCATGCACTGGTCAATTTTAAGATTTTGGTCTGTTTTGCTCCTATAACATGTCTTCTTTTAGACTAGTgagaaaaaacagacaaaatacacatttaagtgtttattttattgcagatgatctgttttttattgtaattgttcaTTCCTATTGACCTACCGATAAGCCCCTCCCCACAAACACATATGAGCCAATGGCATTTGAGCATCAGCTGCATGGGGGGCACAACTTGGACATCTTTAGATTTCAGCGCCATAGAGAAACATTGGAAGATGCAAAGCTTTCATCAGTTTGGTGTTTTTGGTTAAAAAATGGCAAAACTATGTGCCTTGGGTAATTATAACACTGATTCCAGGTATTCTGAGAGGATGGGcgataaacttattttattccatttcctAAACCCAAATAAGACCGATAAATATGTCCCTAAGCATTCAACTCCAATCCCAATGAAGACGAAAACGTTAACGTCATACTCTCATTACGTCATATGCTCATTAAGTTAAAATTTCGTCTGCTCAAGCAGAATGTTAATGTCATCTTGTGCTGCAAGGTATCTCCTGCAAAACTAACTTATGTTAAAGTTAGGGAGCCCATGTAATGTACCAACCTACGTTAGCTAACTGTTCTCACTTCATGTAGATCAACAACACATAAATGAAGGTCTACATTTCAGTGCCTCTCCATATTAAACTGGTTAAATGTACATTTGTTTAATCTTACCCTGCAGTACATGAACCGTGTTGATCCTgaattttatcttttaattttagtaaaactCAAACAGTCAGAATTATTACATTTCATCATAGAAAAATTAGGTTTTTAAAATTTTTACCGATGTAAATTTTTCTgataaataacataattttatatCTATATCCAATAGATAACTCAAGCTACTAGTACTGTCAACTCAAGCTACTGTCAAATGTGCGTTTCTTAGTGaaacaaaaaaatcatattaatacTTCAGCCTGCACTGCAAAAAGTGCTGAAGATACACGTCGTCAAAGTCAGGCAACACAAACCTGTTTTATGATTTGAAACAAAATCACTCATTAGAACATGCAAAAACTAAGAACTCAATGTTTCTATTAAGGTATTAATTTTGTTAAGGAAAAATATCtggaataatgtaaataataaaaaaaatgtgaagtATTAGTCTTGCTCTGGCCATAAAGAGAAGTTTAAAACCACAGTTTAAGGGTTTCTATAGCTTTCACCTGGAAGCAAAAATCTGCCTTTAaacttgaaagaaataaagatttggaATTTATCGTGATGATTATCAATATCGACTgatatgaaatattttcttgtGATCATTTGTTTGGCCATATTGCCCAATCCATGCCCTAgggccagctgtgtgccactGCGTCCATGCTAAGGAGGGCCTTGGTCAGGGTATTCCATAGTGGACAATGAGAGAAAAATGTCCTGGCAAATTATATATGCCACTGTCCCTGTGTTTTCAGTCTGGATCAACATGTGCTTGCCCTGGATAAATGGCCAAAACCTCCTCAGGGCTGGTACTACAACCAACAACTCGAGTCAGTTGATATGCCCAGTGCAGTTTGTGGCCTCGTCCAGGACCAATAAATCAGTGGAATGGTAACACAATGTGTGCCGCAGCTCCGCAGGATTCAAGCCAGTGATGAAGCATTCTCATTGCTGTTTTCCTGGTTGCGATCCACTGTATAGCTCTTTCAGAGAAATTTGCGTAAATTACCTCCTCAAGATCACAGCTGAAGCACTTGGGGAACTCCTCGCACTTAATTCTGCagttgagagagagacagagctgaACTTTGTGCTGATGTTTGCAGTGGAGAGACGCAACTggaatttgcttctttttctgCAAATGAGGCCTGAAGCTTCAGCTCCAAAGAACTCAGTTGAATGAGATATTCCAGTTGCCAACTTTCATTGGCCTTTTCTAAATGCATCAGTGTTTGGGGCTCCCAACAGTGACCCCGAgtgtacagtggtggccaaaagttttgagaattacataaatattggaaattggaaaagttgctgcttaagtttttataatagcaatttgcatatactccagaatgttatgaagagtgatcagatgaattgcatagtccttctttgccatgaaaattaacttaatcccaaaaaaacctttccactgcatttcattgctgtcattaaaagacctgctgagatcatttcagtaatcgtcttgttaactcaggtgagaatgttgacgagcacaaggctggagatcattatgtcaggctgattgggttagaatggcagacttgacatgttaaaaggagggtgatgcttaaaatcattgttcttccattgttaaccatggtgacctgcaaagaaacgcgtgcagccatcattgcgttgcataacaATGGCTTCACAGGAatagcttgctcaggaatggcagcaggcaggtgtgagcacatctgcacgcacagtgaggacaagacttctggaagatggcctggtgtcaagaagggcagcaaagaagccacttctcttcaaaaaaacatcagggacagattgatcttctgcagaaagtatagtgaatggactgctgaggactggggcaaagtcatattctcagatgaagcccctttccgattgtttggggcatctggaaaaaggcttgtccagagaagaaaaggtgagcgctaccatcagtcctgtgtcatgccaacagtaaagcatcctgacaccattcatgtgtggggttgcttctcatccaagggagtgggctcactcacaattctgcccaaaaacacagccatgaataaagaatggtaccaaaacaccctccaacagcaacttcttccaacaatccaacaacagtttggtgaagaacaatgcattttccagcacgatggagcaccgtgccataaggcaaaagtgataactaagtggctcggggaccagaatgttgaaattttgggtccatggcctggaaactccccagatcttaatcccattgagaacttgtggtcaatcctcaagaggcgggtggacaaacaaaaacccactaattctgacaaactccaagaagtgattatgaaagaatgggttgctatcagtcaggatttggcccagaagttgattgagagcatgcccagtcgaattgcagaggtcctgaaaaagaagggccaacactgcaaatactgactctttgcataaatgtcatggaattgtcgataaaagcctttgaaacgtatgaagtgcttgtaattatatttcagttcatcactgaaacaactgaaacaaagatctaaaagcagtttagcagcaaacgttttgaaaactaatatttatgtaattctcaaaacttttggccacgactgtatgtcaTCCTAcacagcagttattttaaattgtaataactatTCACagtattagtatttttaatgtattCAAAGATGAGATGTGAATAAATGTCTGACTGGTAATTTAAGTTACATCTTATGTTATATAATTGTTTTCCCATGTCAAAGTGATGTGGCGGGTGTGGGAGGACCTTAGTGAAACCCACACCGGCACCTGTGCAGACACAGCTGCTGTGTTTGACTTCAGCATCATGTCTTACAACATCCTGGCTCAGGATCTGCTAGAAGCGAATCCACAGCTGTACACACACTGTCCAGAGGAAGTGTTAGTGTGGGACCAGCGGCTCCGGACCATCCTGAAGGAGCTCCAGATCTGGCAACCTGACGTAAGGCGATGCGCAACCCAAAAGATAGAATTATAACTTCTGTTTATTCGAAGCAATATCATTATTTCCTCTTTTGTACAGATTATTTGTCTTCAGGAAGTTCAAGAAGATCACTTCCTAGAGCAGATCTATCCTGTCCTGACTGACATGGGTGAGGAACAGAGCATAAACAGCTGCCAGTATTATTCTGGGAACATGTGATGAACCTGCTACTGATATAAACATGAGCACACTtgcataataaaaagaaaaagaacccAATGCTTAGATAAAGACATATCAAGTCAAAGTGGGTGATAATATAGTTCACAATTTGTGAGGATACAAGCAATCAGGCAGTTGAGATttgctgtataatatatattgctTCAAATAAGTGTACTTTATGTATGCAGATAAAGTTGGGTATgcttatacaggtgctggtcatataattagaatataatcaaaatgttgatttcactaaatccattaaaaaagtgaaacttgtatattatattcattcattacacacagatggatatatatcaaatatttatttcttttaattttgatgattaccaAATtcggtatctcagaaaattagaatattgtgaaaaggttcaatattgaagacacctggtgtcacactctaatcagctaattaactcaaaacacctgcaaagcctttaaattgtctctcagtctagttctgtaggctacacaatcatggggaagactgctgacttgacagttgtccaaaagacgaccattgacaccttgcacatggagggcaagacacaaaaggtcattgcaaaagaggctggctgttcacagagctctgtgtccaagcacattaatagagaggcaaagggaaggaaaagatgtggcagaaaaaaagtgtacaagcaatagggataaccacaccctggagaggattgtgaaacaaaacccattcaaaaatgtgggggagattcacaaagagtggactgcagctggagtcagtgcttcaagaaccactacacacagacatatgcaagacatgggtttcagctgtcgcactcctggtgtcaagccactcttgaacaacagacagcgtcagaagcgtctcgcttcagaaaggactggactgctgctgagtggaccacagttatgttctccgatgaaagggtcccagagtctggaggaagagaggagaggcacacaatccacgttgcttgaggtccagtgtaaagtttccacagtcagtgatggtttggggtgtcatgtcatctgctggtgttggtccactgtgttttctgaggtcaaaggttaacacagctgtataccaggaagttttagagcacttcatgcttcctgctgctgaccaactttatggagatgcagatttcattctccaacaggacttggcacctgcacacagtgccaaagctttcagtacctggtttaaggaccatggtatccctgttcttaattgaccagcaaactcgcctgaccttaaccccatagaaaatctgtggggtattgtgaagaggaagatgtgatatgccagagccaagaatgcagaagaggtgaaggccactatcagagcaacctgggctctcataacacctgagcagtgccacagactgatcgactccatgccacgccgcattgctgcatacttttcattttcataattttcagttggccaagatttctaaaaatcctttctttgttttggtcttaagtaatattctaattttctgagatactgaatttggaattttccttagttgtaagttataatcatcaaaattaaaagaaataaacatttgaaatatataattctgtgtgtaatgaatgaatataatctacaagtttcacttttttaatggaattattaTAATCAACTTTTTGACGATATTCTATTTAtgtgaccagcacctgtagtatttgtataatttatttagtgTCCTGTATTGCAAATCTAGTAATAAATTGCATTCCATGCTTCCAAATGCAGTATGAAAAGGGTACAACAAAtcagacatcattttcattttgtatttgctAAGTCATCAAATCCAAATGGAAGTTTTAACATGCAAGACTGGAAATAAGATTTGAGAGCTTTGTTTATATGTTGAAATCAGTCAGGCTCATGGCAAGTTGTGAATTTGCAGGTGTGTTCAGATGTTGTTTCCTGTTTGTAACaattattaattgattttttttttacctaggtTACACCTGCATCTACAAACAACGCACCGGCACTAAAACAGACGGATGTGCAGTGTGTTATCGCAGCAATCGCTTTTCCCAGCTTTCCATCAATCTGCTGGAGTTTCGCAGATCAGACTGTGAGCTGTTGGATCGTGATAACGTGGGCATCGTGCTGCTCCTTCAGCCGACGGCAGGGCAGAATGAAGCGTTCAGCCCCATATGTGTGGCCAACACACACCTACTGTTCAACCCCAGGAGAGGAGATGTGAAGCTCGCCCAGCTGGCCATCATGTTTGCTGAGAtcgacaccatgatcaagaaatGCAGGAGTGAAGGAAGACACTGTGAGGTGGTTTTATGTGGGGACTTTAACGCTTTACCCAACAGTCCTCTGTGGAATTTTATCACCACCGGACAGCTGTACTACCACGGGTTACCTGCCTGGATGGTGAGTGACCCGGTTACAGTCTTATATGACAGCAGGACAAACAGCGGTCCTACATTACATACTGAAAACCCAACACAGTCACAACATTATATATCAGAATGAACTAAGAGTATTCTGGAAATCAGACAATTAATTtatcaatataaaacatttaatttatcaaTATTAGCGGCATATACTCTGTAGACTGAATAGGAATGTTGGACAGGTCTAGTCTATTTGTATAGAAACATATAAACATCGGTTGTTTTCTATTATGAGATTTAAATATCAGTTGTTTTGTTATATTAAGTGATTTAAACATCGGCCAGGCTTGTtctagtaaaatattaaaatattggtgGTTTTATTCTAGTAAGAGATTAAAATATCAGTTGCTTTGTTATATCATGTGATTAATAAATATCAGTCTGTTTTGTTGTATTAAGCGATTTAAATATTCATCGGTTTTGTTCTGTTAAGAGACTTGAATATCGAGTGTTTTTGTATTGATTAAGAGTTTTAAATATTGGTTTTGTTCTTCTAAGAGATTGTCAAAAATATGTTAGTGTTATTAGTGTCGATCAgtctatttattttgctattctaACTCTACatgatttctttgtcattttatttgataattacCTTCCACTTTCATTTTTCCCGCTGTTGTCTGTGGCACATCACCTGAACATCACTGATAAATTACATCAGACAGTAAGATGCCATAGTGTACTGTGTGATGGTAGAAATGTTATCCATTAGTGATTCAGCTTTACTTACATGGCTGAGATCAGTACATAAATATAGAGCATTGCACAACAAAAGACATTCAGATTCTTTCTGCTATTTTTGTCCACATTATAAAGTCGACACAGGGTCCAAAACTTACAAGCTCCAAAAGTGACTATCCATATGACATTTAtgccaagtcttctgaagcaacGCAGATAACACTGATCGATTTTGTAGTATTAGTGTGACTGTTTTGAGTCTTTAGTATTGAATTTAAGTGCTTCATAATGTGAATCTGTTTTTACACTTATCAAGGTCctgataaaaactaaaataaatcaaaGGAGATGTAGAGGTTCTCATTCACTAGATTATACagtatttttgaaaatgaaagcCATGCTTTATGTTTTCCAGCGAACATAACTCTGTTGAGGTAATGTGTGTGTGGTTGTCCCAGTCTTGGTGTTGTATTTGGACAGTGTTGTGAATGGAGTGTGTGCTCTTGCAGGTTTCAGGTCAGGTGGATTTGTCGTATAAAGTCCATCACACGAGGCTTTTCGCCCCCTTGTGGCCCAACAGCCTCGGCATCAGTGACGACTGTCAGTACAGTTCTGACACACAGAGCACAGCTTCAGGTCAGCGCAAGCTCACATTTCACCCCTTGAATTGGATTCCCAGCATGCATGTGTTTAATTTAGCTCATAGCTGTATGTTTCCTGTAGATAAACGGCAGTACAGTGCTGAGTTTCTGTGTCAGCTGCGATACAGTCCGGCGGCGTGTGTGCGTCCTGCTGATCTGGAGCTCATACCAGGAGTCTCTGACAGAACACCAGGTGATACACTTACTAGTTTTAAAGTAACCTGGCACTGCGTTACAATTTACACACTACTAACTATTTGAGCATTGCACCTTTAAACTTAGCTGAAACTTAATGTGTGTATGCCATGTTTTGACTGAactaatttgagtaaaaaaaaaatcagactcaTTAACCCTTGGTTAActgttaccgtatttttcggactataagtcgcacctgagtataagtcgcatcagtccaaaaatacgtcatgccgaggaaaaaaacatatataagtcgcaccggactataagtcgcatttatttagacccaagaaccaaaagaaaacattaccgtctacagccgcgagaaggCACTCtatgtaatgttttctgttagttaatttctcttggttcatgtctaattaattttgataaataagtcgcatctgactataagtcgcaggaccagccaaactatgaaaaaaagtgcgacttatagtccggaaaatacggtagttggtCTAATTAGTTGTTTAGACAGTCTTAACATAGTGGCTAGATTTATGCTACTGGCAGGTCAAAATTACATTGctgagagaaaacaaaacaaatgagtcATATCGACCATATTTTAtcattacattcagaaataataccAGTAAATAAAACAGAACGTTCACAGACATTATAAACACCGTAAACATGTATGTTATCACTCATCACTCAACAACGAATCCTTTCATTGAAGGTAAAGATCATATTATATGACTATGCTTTACTTCACACAGAGCTTACGACCTTCTAGCTGCATTCTGTTGAGAAAAGAGAACTTTTGCAACAAGTACGGAGTTAGTTAAAAACTAACTAACTAGTAGTTACTAAGCCTTTAGTGTGGCTTTTACTTTTCAGTTTAATAACTTGCAGATGGCTGGTGCAGCCCAGAGCTTCAACCCAACTTCTGCATGTGTCTGAGGTGTTTGCAGTCGTGTGTGCTTCCTGAAATATACTCTTGTTTTTTACAGACCCAGGAGACATGGACGTGTTTGGCCCAAGGTGAGTTGGCTGATGCATTGAAGAACTACACTAACCGTAATCCTGATCCATCGAGCAGAATCATGTGACAGAGTATATtgtgtttatatttgaatatcttgcagtaaactataaaatatattgtttttttatacgtCTAATCAGAAGTCTGAGTAATTTTCTTTTGTACCATCATTTTTGATTCAGTTAGGCAGTGCATTTGAAGTGGTTCAGGGGATTGAAGTAAATAGTCTTGTAGtgttcccagacagcaagcagtttcggcccagatctgaCCTACATCTGTCCCACATCAGGCCTGCATGGATTTCACGCGGGCCacatgtgggccggatctgggccaacactatgttgctcTCTGGGTTGCCTTCTATTATTTCAAATACTttatcaagtatttttttttcatctggttGCTACTTTCTGGTTTGATAAATCTCTGTGGAGAAACATGAGTGTCCTGCAGCGGGTCACATGAGGTTCCTCACATCAGATCTGGTGTTTGGCAGGTTCAGACGCACGTTACATCACGAGCTGAGCCTGAGGTCTGCTTACAGTCACGTCCAGCCTGAGACGCAGACGGCTGTGGTCAGCACTCTGAACTCTGAGGGAGGAGCGATGGTGGACTACATCTTCTTCTCCACCCGCAGGACCGGCTCTGCTGCAGCTGAAGGTGATGCGCAGTGAATCTGAATCAGCTGTTATCTCACTTCACATGAGCCCAGGAACATCAGCTGCTTTAAATGCTGCAAATATCTCTGGAGTGCTAGTCTCATCTTCATTATCAAATAAAACCAGCATTATTATAGTAAAgtacaactaaaacaaaaaataaaaaaataaataaaaataaaacaaaaataacaaaggcaaaatgtatcattttgatattattttcattttcaagttgatgtactaaaataactgaaaaataacGGAAACTACAAGGTATTGTATTTTAtagacatttaaacattttatagacaatttaaaaacaacagaaaaaaaaaatgtttttttgtttagttttttgtaaaaacaacagaaatactgttaaaataaaacatgaaagcaaaaaaaatacagaaataaaatcacatttaatataattacaaAGTTAAAGTATGATCTCGATACTAAAATATCACTGAACCAAACATTGTTATTCTGACATTATCTATTTCATTGGTGTTTAATCATCGTTTACACGTTTGGCtattaaaatcattaaagatTGTTATCTAGCGAACAAATATAGCAAAAAGCAAGTTTCTAAGGCTCTGAATGATGAACATGATTAGTACTCTGCTGTTAAACCTGTTTCACACGCAGTCTCCAGGTGTCTTCTgtctctgattgatagtttagagCAGGGGTCCTCAATAGACGGCCTGTGGACCACATCCGGCCcgccagagaatcagaaatcagaatcagaaagagctttattgccaagtatgcttgcgcatacaaggaatttgttttagtgacataagcttccagtaaacagagaccacaacacacagacaaaaaaatatatatattaggctaataaataagtgtataaacaattgtggtataaatgataatggaataggattgagtaagatgcagggatgtactaggatggaggggtaacaaataaatatgcttatgcaataaaaatgtgcaatatccttataagtggggaacatttaactgttcatgaggtagattgcctgggggaagaaactgttcttgtgcctgactgttcttgtatttgcggctctgtagcaccggccagatggcaaaagttcaaagatggggtgacttggatgtgagggatccagagtgattttctgagcccttttcct
The sequence above is drawn from the Carassius carassius chromosome 31, fCarCar2.1, whole genome shotgun sequence genome and encodes:
- the angel1 gene encoding protein angel homolog 1, which produces MHEDVHKPLHYVNQMEAPAASASDGNSGVRAGQWSERTHSDINLSESALEEPNDGDPVKNESVFPNIEFQSHSDIDNMLSAFNHLGVCDDPEVDSSMSDGFTHPSADIFLGFDSDAGNEALGSPVFDLAALLADSQQVQTPAEPIGWHFPVGLGLSQMCYCPYVQFPDVSYYPALQDNIEVMWRVWEDLSETHTGTCADTAAVFDFSIMSYNILAQDLLEANPQLYTHCPEEVLVWDQRLRTILKELQIWQPDIICLQEVQEDHFLEQIYPVLTDMGYTCIYKQRTGTKTDGCAVCYRSNRFSQLSINLLEFRRSDCELLDRDNVGIVLLLQPTAGQNEAFSPICVANTHLLFNPRRGDVKLAQLAIMFAEIDTMIKKCRSEGRHCEVVLCGDFNALPNSPLWNFITTGQLYYHGLPAWMVSGQVDLSYKVHHTRLFAPLWPNSLGISDDCQYSSDTQSTASDKRQYSAEFLCQLRYSPAACVRPADLELIPGVSDRTPDPGDMDVFGPRFRRTLHHELSLRSAYSHVQPETQTAVVSTLNSEGGAMVDYIFFSTRRTGSAAAEERAAGLKLLGRLSLLSEADLWSLRGLPNEAFPSDHLSLIVKLQLPPV